Below is a window of Cryptococcus neoformans var. neoformans JEC21 chromosome 12 sequence DNA.
CGGACGGAGACGGAATTGCCCATGCCCCCATTAGAACCGCATCGGCATCCGGTTATGGTGGAGCCGGCGCCCTGTTAATCTTTTTTGGTGATTGGCGACGCGAGATGTTTTTAAGTCGACCAGTGTTCATCTTCATATATAAGACAAATCAAGAGCCCCACGTTTGCCCCTCATTCTGCTTTCGTTTCCTCCGCTTTGTATACACTCCCCTCTCATACTAGAGCTTAGAATTAAAATAATGATCAGAACAGCCCTTCCCACCACCCGTGCCCTTGCCCGCTCAAGAGTCCTCCACCGAGCTGCTGCTCTTGCCCGACCTGGTGCCATCACTGCCTCTCGGTATATCAACACCGAACCCGTCAAGGGCTCTCCTTCAGACCTCAAATCCGTCCCTTCCCAAGGCACTCATGGCCGATCTCGTATTACTCCCAGCGAAAAGTCGAAGGTCTGGCCCGATGCAAAGACTGCTATCAGAGACATTAAGAACGGTCAAACTATCTTGTCCGCTGGTTTTGGACTCTGTGGTACTGCCGAAACTATCATAAAGGCTATGAGGGAGAGTGACTTGAAGGACTTGACTGTCGTCTCCAACAACGCTGGTAACGCCGGTACCTACGGTCTCTGTGAGTTTACAGCTTTCAagacttttttttcttggcGCCAATAGAAACGCGGCGTTAGAGCTCGTTTGCGCCGCGCTCTGAATGACGTCGAATGATAGAAGGCTAATGACGCATCTCCCAACGACAGCTCCCCTTATCACCTCTAAACAGATCAAGAAAATGATCTTGTCTTATCTCGGTACCAACAAGGGCCTCCAAGATGCCTACCTTTCCGGTGAAATCGAAATTGAGCTCTGTCCCCAGGGTACCATTGCCGAGAGACTCCGAGCTGCTGGTGCAGGTATGCCCGGTTTCTTCACCAGGACTGGTGCTGGTACAGATGTCGAAACTGGCGGTATCCCTCAAAAGTGGTCCAAGCCTGATGCCGATGGCAAGCAGACTATCGCTATCCCTGGTGTGAAGAAAGACACTCAGGTGTTTGACGGCAAAAAGTTCCTCTTCGAGCCTGCCATTCACGGTGATGTCGCTGTTTTCCGAGCTTGGAAGGTTGACAAGGCCGGTAACTGTGTCTTCAGGTGTGTCTCCTCTCTTAGTGAAAATGTCAATAATAAGCTGATGGTCGTAGGTACACTACCCGAACTTTTGGTCCTCTTGTTGCCCGAGCTGCCAAGCTCTCCATCGTCGAGGCGGAGAACATTGTCGAGATCGGCGAGCTCGACCCTATGGAGATCGACCTCCCCGGTATTTTTGTCGACCGAGTTGTCCCTGCCACCGAGGACAAGCAAATCGAAATCTTCACCACCCGAGAGGAGAACGAGAAtgtctctccctcttctggCGAAGAGACTTCTGTAAATAAGAGCGTTGGTCAGGCTCAGCGTGAGAAGATCGCTCAACGAGCGGGCAAGGAGCTTTATGATGGTGCCTACGTCAACTTGGGCGTTGGTATCCCCGTCTTGGCGGCTAACTACTTGCCTGATGGTATGAAAGTCTGGGTCCAGAGTGAGAACGGTATCTTGGGTATGGGCCCTTACCCAACCAAAGAGGAGGTGGACGCGTATGTTtaatttccttcttttttttcacaGAATCCATCCTGACCTTGTCACACCAGCGACATCATCAACGCCGGTAAAGAAACCGTAACCCTCGTTCCTGGTGCTTCCGTATTCGATTCCTCCGAGTCCTTCGGTATGATCCGAGGTGGTCACGTCGACGTATCCATCCTCGGTGCCATGGAAGTTTCTGCCAACGGTGATCTCGCCAATTACATGATTCCCGGCAAGCTCGTCAAGGGTATGGGCGGCGCCATGGACCTAGTCTCCAATCCTGACGAGACCAAGATCGTTGTTGTCACCACACATACCGACAAACACGGTCGACCCAAGATTGTCGAGTCCTGCAAACTCCCCTTGACTGGTGTGTCTGTCGTTAGCAGGATTATTACCGACCTCGCTGTCTTCGACGTTGACAGGACCGGCCAGAACGGTGGCGGCCTCGAGTTGATTGAGATTGCTGAGGGCGTTAGTCTCGAGGAAGTCCAGGAGAAGACTGGCGCTACCTTCAAGGTTAGGGAGCCTCTCGGCAGGTTCTAGGGGGTGTGTGAAGATTGCGTTTGATTATCGTAAGAAGTTTATGACCTAAAGGATATAAAAGTGTACATATGGTAGTAATAGACATGTAGAGGACTCGATATAGACTGTAGACTTTGCATGTTTGGACGTTTCTTTCTTGATGCATTGCATTTCTTATCTGATTGAATTGCGCGACTTATCCGAGTCTTAGCTTTATGGATCTACATCGCCTGATTCTTTGTACACGTACATTTAGCCATGAACAAAAGCCCTAAACATTAAGCATTGAGGGAAGCATCCTTCGCtgctccttttccctttatACCACCCTTcgcttctcttttctttctcaacatctccatcctttgCTTCAATGCCATGACTCTCGAATCCGCGTCTTCTCTATATCCCAAACTCCATCAGCAAGATTCAACCGACTTATAGAGAACCGAAGACGTACTGtgccctctcttcctcctctaaTCTCGCCATGatatcctctctctcttctctttgcaatctctcctttctctcagcttcactctcttcaggttcttccttctgttcTTCCTGCTGCTCTTCACCCGCCTGTACAATCCTTACTGGCGCAGCTTCGTAACTCGCCTGGCCGGGTATGATGTCTTGTTTATACGTCGTCTTTCGCTTCGCGGCACGATTAGCTTGCGCTTGCGATATGGCTGTAGGTGGTGCGGCAGGTGCTGATGGGTCTGGTGCTGAGGAATCTTCGGCGAGTGAAGCTAAAAAGTCGTCGAGTTCTGCATCCCCCGTCCTGGCTGCTATTGCTGGTCCAGGTGCTgttgaaggggaagggggagCTTCAGATTGTGGTTCAGGTGCAGGACGGTTCTTCGCCGAGAAGAAACCCGCTGGTAAACCCGATGGTCCATCGTTCCCATCATATGGACCTTCTCCGCTATGCGGCTGTGGTTGTTGGGTGACTTTGGGACGTTTAGAAGATGACCCGGCTATGACTTCACTTTCGGGGCGGGGACGTTTTGCTCGTTCGattttttctctctctgccTTTTCACGTGCGACGGAAGTGCGATGTTGTTTTGTGAGAAGATGGGCATCCCATTGTTTCACTGAAGAAATAAGGCTTGGTATCGAGTGTCATAGAGAGCAAGTAGGCGTACCTGGGACAGCACAAATGGAGCAACGAAGTACACCAGACACATTGTAGGTGGCATAAGGATGATTTATTTTTGCTTCGGCTTTCTTTGCTCGCAGGAGGGATTTTGCGTCCATTTTTAGGTGAATCGGGAAGGGGTTAGCGCATCAAGATAACGTTGTCGAACGAAGTAGAACTGGCAAACGACTTATATCCTTCTAATACGGCGCGGAAGCAAAAGGCACCATAAGTGGGATTATAGTGTCCAGATCGTAGTGCGTTCGTGTTTGGCTCACCCAGCACAAATCACGATTGATTGTTTGTTTGCAGTAGTATGGCTCCCCTAGGTATGAGTTGCAAGCTGCTCGCTGTCTCCGCTATGCCTTGTCGGCCCCTTGCATTATTTCCGCTATGTCTGAGACCCAACGGCCAGAACCAAACCATGCATGCCTGAGGCGGATACCATTATACGGCCGAAAAATTAGGTCAGTCAAAAGTGGAGGCCAGCAACAAGCAAATAAATCACGCCCAGACACGGACGGACGAAGAAGTCTTAAAGACGAGAGGTGTacatttccttttccactTTCTTTTTACGTATACGACAACACAAAGGAGGCTTTTCTGACCACCTAGGGCTACTCAGATATGCTCGAATCAATCTCTTGTTTACCAGCCCAGCTGCAACCCTACTTCATCTGGCTTTCGGCTCTTACCCTTGGAGAGATATGGCTTACCATCTACAATCCACCAAACCGGGTGAACCTTAGCATTGCATTTAtaatcatctccttcaaatTACCTACATGGGCCAGGAAGTACAATTCGTGGAAAAATGAGAGGAAAGTGGTCAGATTTGGATATCCCGTGCCTAAAGTTAGTGTTTCTGCGCCTGGTCGGATACTTTTGCGCTCGTACTTATGAAGGATTGTAGGAGGCAAGCAAGCAATGGGAGGGCAGAGTGATTGAGAACCCTAACTTGCTTTCTCATTTGGAAGACGAAAGCCTCTTACCTCCTGAAACTGGTCTTTCGGGGAGAAAACGAGAACACATTACTTGCTATGACCCCTCTACTGGGGTGAGTGTTTCCATTTCGTGACAGAAGTAGGCGTTAGCTAATTCCTAACACGCAGTACCACCTGAacactcttcctctccacaCTGCTGAAGAAGTATCTCTCCAGATATCCAAAGCCAACAgtgccttcttcgcttggTCCCGAACGACCTTCGCCCAACGTCGTCATTTCCTGCGCAAC
It encodes the following:
- a CDS encoding Succinyl-CoA:3-ketoacid-coenzyme A transferase, putative, giving the protein MIRTALPTTRALARSRVLHRAAALARPGAITASRYINTEPVKGSPSDLKSVPSQGTHGRSRITPSEKSKVWPDAKTAIRDIKNGQTILSAGFGLCGTAETIIKAMRESDLKDLTVVSNNAGNAGTYGLSPLITSKQIKKMILSYLGTNKGLQDAYLSGEIEIELCPQGTIAERLRAAGAGMPGFFTRTGAGTDVETGGIPQKWSKPDADGKQTIAIPGVKKDTQVFDGKKFLFEPAIHGDVAVFRAWKVDKAGNCVFRYTTRTFGPLVARAAKLSIVEAENIVEIGELDPMEIDLPGIFVDRVVPATEDKQIEIFTTREENENVSPSSGEETSVNKSVGQAQREKIAQRAGKELYDGAYVNLGVGIPVLAANYLPDGMKVWVQSENGILGMGPYPTKEEVDADIINAGKETVTLVPGASVFDSSESFGMIRGGHVDVSILGAMEVSANGDLANYMIPGKLVKGMGGAMDLVSNPDETKIVVVTTHTDKHGRPKIVESCKLPLTGVSVVSRIITDLAVFDVDRTGQNGGGLELIEIAEGVSLEEVQEKTGATFKVREPLGRF